A single region of the Pseudomonas sp. B21-023 genome encodes:
- a CDS encoding 3-keto-5-aminohexanoate cleavage protein — MNHDVIITCALTGAGDTVAKSHLVPVTPKQIAESAVEAAKAGATVVHCHVRDPQTGRFSRDVNLYREVMERIREADVDIIVNLTAGMGGDLEIGPGESPMEFGPGTDLIGPLERLAHVEALLPEICTLDCGTLNFGDGNAIYVSTPAQLRAGAKRITELGVKAELEIFDTGHLWFAKQMIKEGLLQDPLFQLCLGIPWGAPADTTTMKAMVDNLPANVTWAGFGIGRMQMPMAAQAVLLGGNVRVGLEDNLYLDRGVLASNGQLVERAAEIITRMGGRVLTPAEGREKMNLKRR; from the coding sequence ATGAACCACGACGTCATCATCACCTGCGCCCTCACCGGTGCCGGCGACACGGTCGCCAAGAGCCACCTGGTCCCGGTCACGCCGAAACAGATCGCCGAGTCCGCCGTCGAAGCCGCCAAGGCCGGCGCCACGGTGGTCCACTGCCACGTTCGCGATCCACAAACTGGCCGCTTCAGCCGCGATGTCAACCTCTACCGCGAGGTGATGGAACGCATCCGCGAGGCTGACGTGGACATCATCGTCAACCTCACCGCAGGCATGGGCGGCGACCTGGAGATCGGCCCAGGCGAATCACCCATGGAATTCGGCCCGGGCACCGACCTGATCGGCCCGCTGGAGCGCCTGGCCCATGTCGAAGCGCTGCTGCCGGAGATCTGCACCCTGGACTGCGGCACCCTCAACTTTGGCGATGGCAACGCCATCTATGTCTCCACCCCCGCCCAACTGCGTGCCGGCGCCAAGCGCATCACCGAGCTGGGCGTGAAGGCCGAGCTGGAGATCTTCGACACCGGTCACCTGTGGTTCGCCAAACAGATGATCAAGGAAGGCCTGCTGCAAGACCCGCTGTTCCAGCTGTGCCTGGGCATCCCGTGGGGCGCCCCGGCCGACACCACCACCATGAAGGCCATGGTCGACAACCTGCCTGCCAACGTCACCTGGGCCGGTTTCGGCATCGGCCGCATGCAGATGCCGATGGCTGCCCAGGCGGTGCTGCTTGGCGGCAACGTGCGGGTCGGGCTGGAAGACAACCTGTACCTGGACCGTGGCGTGCTGGCCAGCAACGGCCAACTGGTCGAGCGGGCCGCAGAGATCATCACCCGCATGGGTGGCCGTGTGCTCACCCCGGCCGAAGGCCGGGAAAAGATGAACCTCAAGCGTCGCTAA
- a CDS encoding GlxA family transcriptional regulator, protein MLQTIDFLLLPGFSAMGFISAIEPLRVANRFRGPLYRWRVLSLDGGAVQASNGMSVNADGALGEGEHGRLLLLVAGFEPLACYGLKLQHMLRRLDHEGVVLGGIDTGAMVLAEAGLLDGHRATLHWEALEAFKERYPRLQATQELFEIDRRRITCAGGTASIDLMLDLIAQAHGSELAVQVSEQFVLGRIRPRQDHQRMEIATRYGLRNKKLVKVIGEMERNTELPLNTQVLAEGVQVTRRQLERLFRLHLDDTSSGFYLRLRLDKARQLLRQTDMSVLEVGVACGFESASYFTRCYRARFERCPREDRRLAVPS, encoded by the coding sequence ATGCTGCAAACCATAGACTTCCTGTTGCTGCCAGGCTTCTCCGCCATGGGCTTCATCAGTGCCATCGAGCCGCTGCGCGTGGCCAATCGCTTCCGTGGCCCCCTGTACCGTTGGCGTGTGCTGAGCCTGGACGGTGGTGCGGTGCAGGCCAGCAATGGCATGTCGGTGAATGCCGACGGTGCGTTGGGGGAGGGTGAACACGGGCGACTGCTGCTGCTGGTGGCCGGTTTCGAGCCACTGGCGTGCTATGGGTTGAAGTTGCAGCACATGCTGCGTCGTCTCGACCACGAGGGCGTGGTGCTGGGCGGGATCGACACGGGCGCCATGGTACTGGCCGAGGCCGGCCTGCTCGATGGTCACCGGGCCACCCTGCATTGGGAAGCACTGGAGGCGTTCAAGGAACGTTATCCACGCCTGCAGGCGACCCAGGAGCTGTTCGAGATCGACCGCCGACGCATCACCTGTGCCGGCGGCACGGCTTCCATCGACCTGATGCTCGACCTGATCGCCCAGGCCCACGGCAGCGAACTGGCAGTGCAGGTGTCCGAGCAGTTCGTGCTCGGGCGCATCCGCCCGCGCCAGGATCACCAGCGCATGGAAATTGCCACGCGCTATGGGCTGCGCAACAAGAAGCTGGTGAAGGTGATCGGCGAGATGGAGCGCAATACCGAGCTGCCACTCAACACCCAGGTGCTGGCTGAAGGCGTGCAGGTGACCCGGAGGCAGCTGGAGAGGCTGTTTCGCCTGCACCTGGACGACACGTCCAGTGGCTTCTATCTGCGGCTGAGGCTGGACAAGGCACGGCAACTGCTGCGCCAGACCGACATGAGCGTACTGGAGGTGGGCGTCGCATGTGGCTTCGAATCGGCATCGTACTTCACCCGCTGTTATCGGGCACGGTTCGAGCGTTGTCCCAGGGAGGATCGGCGGCTGGCGGTGCCGTCATGA
- the choX gene encoding choline ABC transporter substrate-binding protein produces the protein MHRFIRRSLLSLALSSTVATPLFAAEPAACKDVRLGVVNWTDVIATSAMAQVLLDGLGYQTKQTSASQQIIFAGIRDKRLDMFLGYWNPIMTQTITPFVQAGQVKVLDKPSLEDARATLAVPKYLADKGLKTFADIHKFHKELGGKLYGIEPGSGANTQIKAMISKNQFDLGKFQLVESSEAGMLAAVDRAVRRKEAVVFFGWAPHPMNVNIDMVYLGDSQDALGPDEGRATVWTVTAPDYAQRCPNAHRLLANLSFSAEDESRMMQPLLDHKDALESARQWLKDHPEDKARWLDGVTTFDGKPAADNLKLTAN, from the coding sequence ATGCATCGCTTTATCCGCCGCAGCCTGTTGTCCCTCGCGCTCAGCTCTACCGTAGCCACGCCGCTTTTCGCCGCCGAACCCGCCGCCTGCAAGGATGTGCGCCTGGGCGTGGTCAACTGGACCGATGTGATCGCCACCAGCGCCATGGCCCAGGTGCTGCTCGACGGCCTGGGCTACCAGACCAAGCAGACCAGCGCCTCGCAGCAGATCATCTTCGCCGGCATCCGCGACAAGCGCCTGGACATGTTCCTCGGGTACTGGAACCCGATCATGACCCAGACCATCACCCCGTTCGTCCAGGCCGGCCAGGTGAAGGTGCTCGACAAGCCCAGCCTGGAAGACGCCCGCGCCACCCTCGCCGTGCCGAAATACCTGGCCGACAAGGGCCTGAAGACGTTTGCCGACATCCACAAGTTCCACAAGGAGCTGGGCGGCAAGCTCTACGGCATCGAGCCCGGTTCCGGCGCCAATACCCAGATCAAGGCGATGATCAGCAAGAACCAGTTCGACCTCGGCAAGTTCCAGTTGGTCGAGTCCAGCGAAGCCGGCATGCTCGCCGCCGTCGACCGCGCCGTGCGGCGCAAGGAGGCGGTGGTGTTCTTCGGCTGGGCGCCGCACCCGATGAACGTGAACATCGACATGGTCTACCTCGGCGACAGCCAGGACGCCCTCGGCCCGGACGAGGGCCGTGCCACGGTGTGGACGGTGACCGCGCCGGACTATGCCCAGCGCTGCCCCAACGCCCATCGCCTGCTGGCCAACCTCAGCTTCAGCGCCGAGGACGAGAGCCGGATGATGCAGCCGTTGCTCGACCACAAGGACGCGCTGGAGTCGGCGCGACAGTGGCTCAAGGACCACCCCGAGGACAAGGCCCGCTGGCTTGACGGGGTGACCACTTTCGACGGCAAGCCAGCCGCAGACAACCTCAAGCTCACCGCCAACTGA
- a CDS encoding HDOD domain-containing protein, translating into MPPQPQIMVDLQFEQYMPDPDLETIAKLIAQDPGLSGALLKLVNSAQFGLANKIGSIQRAVNLLGSRSIINLINAQSIKGEMSDETIVTLNRFWDTAQDVAMTCLTLAKRTGIQAVDEAYTLGLFHDCGVPLMHKRFPNYMEVLEESYAKANDEIRVVDTENRVFNTNHSVVGYFTAKSWRLPEHISAAIANHHNALAVFRDESSRNTQTQLKNLLAVLKMSEHICASYRVLGNQAVDHEWDVVGPLVLDYIGLTEYDFEQLKQNIRELGGH; encoded by the coding sequence ATCCCGCCACAGCCGCAGATCATGGTCGACCTGCAGTTCGAGCAGTACATGCCCGACCCGGACCTGGAGACCATCGCCAAGCTGATCGCGCAGGACCCGGGCCTGTCCGGCGCCCTGCTCAAGCTGGTCAATTCGGCGCAGTTCGGCCTGGCGAACAAGATCGGCTCGATCCAGCGCGCGGTAAACCTGCTGGGCAGCCGCTCGATCATCAACCTGATCAATGCCCAGTCGATCAAAGGCGAGATGAGCGACGAGACCATCGTCACCCTCAACCGTTTCTGGGACACCGCCCAGGACGTGGCCATGACCTGCCTCACCCTGGCCAAGCGCACCGGCATCCAGGCCGTGGACGAGGCCTACACCCTGGGCCTGTTCCACGATTGCGGCGTGCCGTTGATGCACAAGCGCTTCCCCAACTACATGGAGGTGCTGGAAGAGTCCTACGCCAAGGCCAATGACGAGATCCGCGTGGTGGACACCGAAAACCGCGTGTTCAACACCAACCATTCGGTAGTCGGCTACTTCACTGCCAAGTCCTGGCGCCTGCCGGAACACATCAGCGCGGCCATCGCCAACCACCACAACGCCCTGGCGGTGTTCCGCGACGAGTCTTCGCGCAATACCCAGACCCAACTGAAGAACCTGCTGGCGGTGCTGAAGATGTCCGAGCACATCTGTGCCTCCTACCGCGTGCTGGGCAACCAGGCCGTGGACCACGAGTGGGACGTGGTCGGCCCGCTGGTGCTGGACTACATCGGCCTGACCGAATACGACTTCGAGCAGCTCAAGCAGAACATCCGCGAACTGGGCGGGCACTGA
- the ggt gene encoding gamma-glutamyltransferase codes for MPFVAALQRAALGACLALLACAAQAQGPGRSAIASPHSEATSAARQILQQGGNAFDAAVAISATLAVVEPYGSGLGGGGFFLLRESGVTPRYTFLDARERAPAAARADMYLKDGKVQPGLSINGPLAAAIPGLPQALADLASTHGKLPLKDSLAPAIRLANQGFAVDRIYRDRATMRLSALRDDAESARLFLSDHDVPALGTLIRQPELAATLQAMAEQGRDGFYRGPMARRLVEGVRQGGGIWTLDDLAGYRTAWREPLRYPLADQRELISSPPPSAGGVALAQSLAMLQRLPWQSAEPVQRSHYVIEVLRRAYRDRGLLGDPDYVSNPINRLLARQYLTGLADSIDVHQATPSTALPPSPAWREGDHTTHFAVIDGDGNAVSATLSVNLPFGAAFSVPGTGVVLNNEMDDFAADPGGSNSYGLAGSQANAVAAGKRPLSSMSPTFIESPSQFATFGTPGGSRIPSMVLLSVLGFLEGRPVAEWPATPRYHHQYLPDVVEHEPGTFSARQKAELEGRGYRLKDVGRQYGNQQVLYWDKAGGTVEAASDPRGVGRAAIVD; via the coding sequence ATGCCGTTCGTCGCGGCGTTACAGCGCGCAGCCCTCGGCGCCTGCCTGGCCCTGCTGGCCTGCGCCGCCCAGGCGCAAGGCCCCGGGCGTTCAGCCATCGCCAGCCCGCACAGCGAGGCGACCTCGGCGGCGCGACAGATCCTGCAACAAGGCGGCAACGCCTTCGACGCCGCCGTGGCCATCAGCGCCACGCTGGCCGTGGTCGAGCCCTATGGCTCGGGCCTGGGTGGCGGTGGTTTCTTCCTCCTGCGCGAGAGCGGCGTCACGCCCCGGTATACCTTCCTCGATGCGCGCGAACGCGCCCCGGCCGCGGCCAGGGCGGACATGTACCTCAAGGACGGCAAGGTGCAGCCCGGCCTGTCGATCAACGGGCCGCTGGCCGCCGCGATCCCCGGCCTGCCCCAGGCCCTGGCCGACCTCGCCAGCACCCATGGCAAGCTACCGCTCAAGGACAGCCTGGCCCCGGCCATCCGCCTGGCCAACCAGGGCTTCGCCGTCGACCGTATCTATCGCGATCGCGCCACCATGCGCCTGAGCGCCCTGCGCGACGATGCCGAAAGCGCACGGCTGTTCCTCAGTGACCACGACGTGCCAGCCCTGGGCACGCTGATCCGCCAACCCGAACTGGCCGCCACCCTGCAAGCCATGGCCGAGCAGGGCCGCGACGGTTTCTACCGTGGCCCGATGGCCCGCCGCCTGGTCGAAGGCGTGCGCCAGGGCGGCGGTATCTGGACCCTCGACGACCTCGCCGGATACCGTACGGCGTGGCGTGAACCGCTGCGTTATCCACTGGCCGACCAGCGTGAACTGATCAGCAGCCCGCCGCCTTCGGCCGGCGGCGTGGCCCTGGCACAAAGCCTGGCCATGCTCCAGCGCCTGCCCTGGCAGAGCGCCGAGCCCGTGCAACGCAGCCACTATGTGATCGAAGTGCTGCGCCGCGCCTACCGCGACCGCGGCCTGCTCGGCGACCCGGACTATGTGAGCAACCCGATCAACCGGCTACTGGCGCGCCAGTACCTGACTGGGCTGGCCGACAGTATCGATGTGCACCAGGCCACCCCCAGCACCGCGCTGCCGCCCTCACCGGCCTGGCGAGAAGGCGACCACACCACTCATTTCGCGGTGATCGATGGTGACGGCAACGCCGTGTCCGCCACGCTGTCGGTCAACCTGCCATTTGGCGCGGCGTTCAGCGTGCCTGGGACTGGTGTGGTGCTGAACAACGAGATGGACGATTTCGCCGCCGACCCTGGCGGCAGCAACAGCTATGGCCTGGCCGGCAGCCAGGCCAATGCGGTGGCGGCGGGCAAGCGTCCCCTGTCGAGCATGAGCCCGACCTTCATCGAAAGCCCCAGCCAGTTCGCCACCTTTGGCACTCCGGGCGGCAGCCGCATACCCAGCATGGTGCTGCTGTCGGTGCTGGGGTTCCTGGAGGGCCGGCCGGTGGCCGAGTGGCCGGCGACACCGCGCTATCACCATCAGTACCTGCCGGATGTGGTGGAACATGAGCCGGGCACGTTCAGTGCGCGGCAGAAGGCCGAGCTTGAAGGGCGCGGGTATCGGTTGAAGGATGTCGGGCGTCAGTACGGCAATCAGCAGGTGCTTTATTGGGACAAGGCTGGCGGGACTGTGGAGGCGGCCAGCGACCCGCGGGGCGTGGGGCGGGCGGCGATCGTCGACTGA
- a CDS encoding thioesterase family protein, with protein sequence MPALITYRTRVLPEWVDYNGHLRDAYYLLIFSHATDALMERIGLDADARGQSGHSLFTLEAHINYLHEVKLDADVWVQTQIIGFDKKRLHLYHSLHSDGFDGELSASEQMLLHVDVSGPRSAPFGEHTLVLLGALEKQQRDQPPPEMAGRTIRLHS encoded by the coding sequence ATGCCCGCCCTGATCACCTACCGCACCCGAGTGTTGCCGGAGTGGGTCGACTATAACGGCCACCTGCGCGACGCCTATTACCTGCTGATCTTCAGCCATGCCACCGATGCCTTGATGGAGCGCATCGGCCTGGATGCCGATGCACGGGGCCAGAGCGGGCATTCGCTGTTCACCCTGGAGGCGCATATCAATTATCTGCACGAAGTGAAACTTGACGCCGATGTGTGGGTGCAGACACAAATAATAGGTTTCGATAAAAAACGCCTGCATTTGTATCACAGCCTGCATAGCGATGGGTTCGACGGAGAACTGTCAGCCAGTGAACAGATGCTGCTGCATGTCGACGTCTCGGGTCCTCGCTCGGCACCGTTCGGCGAACACACCCTCGTTTTGTTAGGGGCGTTGGAAAAGCAACAGCGCGATCAGCCACCGCCAGAAATGGCAGGGCGGACAATTCGGTTGCATAGCTGA
- the coaD gene encoding pantetheine-phosphate adenylyltransferase, whose protein sequence is MNRVLYPGTFDPITKGHGDLVERASRLFDHVIIAVAASPKKNPLFPLEQRVELAREVTKHLPNVEVIGFSSLLAHFAKEKGANVFLRGLRAVSDFEYEFQLANMNRQLAPDVESLFLTPSERYSFISSTLVREIAALGGDISKFVHPAVADALTERFRK, encoded by the coding sequence ATGAACCGAGTGTTGTACCCGGGTACTTTCGACCCCATTACCAAAGGCCATGGAGACCTGGTCGAGCGCGCCTCGCGCCTGTTCGACCATGTGATCATCGCCGTGGCGGCCAGCCCGAAGAAAAACCCGCTGTTCCCCCTGGAACAGCGGGTCGAACTGGCCCGCGAGGTCACCAAGCACCTGCCCAATGTCGAAGTCATCGGCTTCTCCTCCCTGCTGGCGCATTTCGCCAAGGAAAAAGGCGCCAACGTATTCCTGCGCGGCCTGCGTGCCGTGTCCGACTTCGAATACGAGTTCCAGTTGGCCAACATGAACCGCCAGCTCGCGCCGGACGTCGAGAGCCTGTTCCTCACGCCGTCGGAGCGCTATTCGTTCATTTCCTCGACGTTGGTTCGGGAAATCGCCGCGTTGGGCGGTGATATCAGCAAATTTGTGCACCCGGCCGTGGCCGACGCGCTGACCGAGCGCTTCCGCAAGTAA
- a CDS encoding YfhL family 4Fe-4S dicluster ferredoxin produces the protein MSLIITDDCINCDVCEPECPNAAISQGEEIYVIDPNLCTQCVGHYDEPQCQQVCPVDCIPLDEAHPETEDELMAKYRRITGKA, from the coding sequence ATGTCCCTGATCATCACCGACGATTGCATCAACTGCGACGTCTGCGAACCCGAGTGCCCGAACGCCGCCATCTCGCAAGGCGAAGAGATCTACGTGATCGACCCGAACCTGTGCACCCAGTGCGTGGGCCACTACGACGAGCCACAGTGCCAGCAGGTTTGCCCGGTAGACTGCATCCCCCTGGATGAAGCCCACCCGGAAACCGAAGACGAGCTGATGGCCAAGTACCGCCGGATCACCGGCAAGGCCTGA
- the mutM gene encoding bifunctional DNA-formamidopyrimidine glycosylase/DNA-(apurinic or apyrimidinic site) lyase, with product MPELPEVETTRRGIAPHLQGQRVSRVVVRDRRLRWPIPEDLDVRLSGQRIVSVERRAKYLLINAEVGTLISHLGMSGNLRLVELGLPAARHEHVDIELESGLMLRYTDPRRFGAMLWSLDPLNHELLIRLGPEPLTDLFDGERLFQLSRGRSMAVKPFIMDNAVVVGVGNIYATEALFAAGIDPRREAGGISRARYLKLAIEIKRVLAAAIEQGGTTLRDFIGGDGQPGYFQQELFVYGRRGQPCKLCGTELREVKLGQRASVFCPKCQR from the coding sequence ATGCCGGAACTGCCAGAGGTCGAGACCACGCGGCGCGGCATCGCGCCTCATTTGCAAGGCCAGCGGGTCAGCCGCGTGGTGGTGCGTGACCGGCGCCTGCGCTGGCCGATCCCGGAAGACCTGGACGTGCGCCTGTCGGGGCAGCGCATCGTCAGTGTCGAGCGCCGTGCCAAGTACCTGCTGATCAACGCCGAGGTCGGTACCCTGATCAGTCACCTGGGCATGTCGGGCAACCTGCGCCTGGTCGAGCTGGGTTTGCCGGCGGCAAGGCACGAACATGTGGACATCGAGCTCGAGTCGGGCCTGATGCTGCGCTACACCGACCCGCGCCGCTTCGGGGCGATGCTGTGGAGCCTCGATCCACTCAATCATGAGCTGCTGATCCGCCTGGGACCTGAGCCGCTGACCGACCTGTTCGACGGTGAGCGCCTGTTCCAGCTGTCCCGGGGGCGCTCGATGGCGGTCAAGCCGTTCATCATGGACAACGCGGTGGTGGTCGGCGTGGGCAACATCTACGCCACCGAGGCCTTGTTCGCCGCCGGGATCGACCCGCGCCGCGAAGCAGGCGGGATTTCACGGGCGCGCTATCTGAAGCTGGCGATCGAGATCAAGCGAGTATTGGCGGCGGCCATCGAACAGGGCGGGACCACCTTGCGGGACTTCATCGGTGGCGATGGCCAGCCGGGCTACTTCCAGCAGGAGCTGTTCGTGTATGGGCGTCGTGGGCAGCCGTGCAAACTGTGCGGGACCGAGCTGCGCGAAGTGAAGCTGGGCCAGCGGGCGAGCGTGTTCTGCCCGAAATGCCAGCGTTGA
- a CDS encoding class I SAM-dependent rRNA methyltransferase, which produces MSLPSLRLKANADRRLRAGHLWVYSNEVDVAATPLQGLKAGQQAILEAANGKPLGVVAMSPNNLICARLLSRDAKLPLDKSLLVHRLNVALSLRERLFDKPCYRLVYGDSDLLPGLVVDRFFDILVVQLASATMEAHKDEVIAALVQVLKPSGILFKNDSAARDAEGLERYVETVYGEVPDWVALEENGVKFEAPVREGQKTGWFYDHRMNRARLAPYVKGKRVLDLFSYIGGWGVQAGAFGASEVFCVDASGFALDGVERNAALNGIGEKLTCIEGDVFEALRELKAAEERFDVIIADPPAFIKRKKDLKNGEAAYRRLNEQAMRMLTKDGILVSASCSMHLPEDDLHNILLTSARHLDRNLQLLERGGQGPDHPVHPAIAETRYIKSITCRLLPNS; this is translated from the coding sequence ATGTCCCTGCCCAGCCTTCGCCTCAAAGCCAATGCCGACCGCCGCCTGCGCGCCGGCCACCTGTGGGTCTACAGCAATGAAGTCGATGTTGCCGCGACCCCGCTGCAAGGCCTGAAGGCCGGCCAGCAGGCCATTCTCGAAGCTGCCAACGGCAAGCCGCTGGGGGTTGTGGCCATGAGCCCGAACAACCTGATCTGCGCCCGCCTGCTGTCGCGCGATGCCAAGCTGCCGCTGGACAAGTCGCTGCTCGTACACCGCCTGAACGTGGCCCTGTCGCTGCGTGAGCGCCTGTTCGACAAGCCGTGCTACCGCCTGGTGTATGGCGACTCCGACCTGCTCCCAGGCCTGGTGGTCGACCGCTTCTTCGACATCCTCGTGGTCCAGCTGGCCTCGGCCACCATGGAAGCGCACAAGGATGAGGTGATCGCCGCGCTGGTGCAGGTGCTCAAACCCAGTGGCATCCTGTTCAAGAACGACTCCGCCGCCCGCGATGCTGAAGGCCTGGAGCGTTATGTCGAGACCGTCTACGGCGAAGTGCCGGACTGGGTCGCGCTGGAAGAGAACGGCGTCAAGTTCGAAGCCCCGGTGCGTGAAGGCCAGAAGACCGGCTGGTTCTACGACCACCGCATGAACCGCGCCCGCCTGGCCCCCTACGTCAAGGGCAAGCGCGTGCTCGATCTGTTCAGCTACATCGGTGGCTGGGGCGTGCAGGCCGGCGCGTTCGGCGCCAGCGAAGTGTTCTGCGTGGACGCCTCGGGCTTCGCCCTCGACGGCGTAGAGCGCAATGCCGCGCTCAATGGCATCGGCGAAAAACTGACCTGCATCGAAGGCGACGTGTTTGAAGCCCTGCGCGAGCTGAAAGCCGCCGAAGAGCGCTTCGACGTGATCATCGCCGACCCACCCGCCTTCATCAAACGCAAGAAAGACCTGAAGAACGGCGAGGCCGCCTACCGTCGTCTCAACGAACAGGCCATGCGCATGCTGACCAAGGACGGCATCCTGGTCAGCGCCTCGTGCTCGATGCACCTGCCCGAAGACGACCTGCACAACATCCTGCTGACCAGCGCCCGCCACCTGGACCGCAACCTGCAACTGCTCGAGCGCGGCGGCCAGGGCCCGGACCACCCAGTGCACCCGGCCATCGCCGAGACCCGCTACATCAAGAGCATCACCTGCCGCTTGCTGCCCAACAGCTAA
- a CDS encoding L-carnitine dehydrogenase: MPFITDIKTFAALGSGVIGSGWVARALAHGLDVIAWDPAPGAEAALRKRIANAWPALEKQGLTPGASQDRLRFVTTIKECVRDADFIQESAPERLDLKLDLHAKISAAAKPDAIIGSSTSGLLPSEFYASATHPERCVVGHPFNPVYLLPLVEIVGGRNTSPEAIEAAKSIYTSLGMRPLHVRKEVPGFIADRLLEALWREALHLVNDGVASTGEIDDAIRFGAGLRWSFMGTFLTYTLAGGDAGMRHFMAQFGPALNLPWTYLPAPELTDKLIDDVVEGTSQQLGEHSIAALERYRDDTLLAVLEAVKTSKAKHGMAFGD; this comes from the coding sequence ATGCCTTTCATCACCGACATCAAGACTTTCGCCGCGCTGGGTAGCGGCGTGATCGGCAGCGGCTGGGTCGCCCGCGCCCTGGCCCACGGCCTCGACGTGATTGCCTGGGACCCGGCCCCCGGTGCCGAGGCCGCACTGCGCAAACGCATCGCCAATGCCTGGCCAGCGCTGGAAAAACAGGGCCTGACGCCCGGCGCATCGCAGGATCGCCTGAGGTTCGTGACCACTATCAAGGAATGCGTGCGCGACGCCGATTTCATCCAGGAGAGCGCCCCCGAACGACTGGACCTCAAGCTCGACCTGCACGCGAAGATCAGCGCCGCCGCCAAGCCCGACGCAATCATCGGCTCCAGCACCTCGGGTCTGCTGCCCAGCGAGTTCTACGCGTCGGCGACCCACCCCGAACGCTGCGTGGTGGGGCACCCGTTCAACCCGGTCTACCTGCTGCCACTGGTGGAAATCGTCGGCGGTCGCAACACCAGCCCTGAAGCCATCGAAGCTGCGAAAAGCATCTACACCAGCCTGGGCATGCGCCCGTTGCATGTGCGCAAGGAAGTCCCCGGCTTCATCGCCGACCGACTGCTCGAAGCGCTATGGCGCGAAGCCCTGCACCTGGTCAACGACGGTGTGGCCAGCACCGGCGAGATCGACGATGCGATCCGCTTTGGCGCCGGGCTGCGCTGGTCGTTCATGGGCACCTTCCTCACCTACACCCTGGCTGGAGGCGATGCCGGCATGCGCCACTTCATGGCCCAGTTCGGGCCGGCGCTGAATCTGCCCTGGACCTACCTCCCTGCGCCTGAGCTGACCGACAAGCTGATTGACGACGTGGTCGAGGGCACCTCGCAACAATTGGGCGAGCACAGCATTGCCGCTCTGGAGCGCTATCGTGATGACACACTGCTGGCGGTACTGGAAGCGGTGAAAACCAGCAAAGCCAAGCACGGTATGGCCTTCGGCGACTAA